The following coding sequences are from one Pigmentibacter sp. JX0631 window:
- a CDS encoding tetratricopeptide repeat protein, producing MKIDKSNELQKKLKIIVVESSIELRSFYAGAIKKSEFFEVQTAANHTDALQILSGDYDAYHFILFNWQSSSIPISIFIQNIRRNFNYDHIELIAFAQNLNEEDAFLFSELEIHYTIPKIMNGAQLLKKLEEIRNDYHFFHPVLRKINELKHCIHIEDLEKCEEIIKDPKIQQKILHNHKFLYLHGEILILQKKYTEAIKFFEDILKDRSRINQIETLRTMSALGKAYCLAGKNNEALMIYEKLEAKSPRNLNHKIMVGEALLGLEETYKAEAKFHEILDKVPKDKQALTGMVKSNSIAGKYDLARSFFDQIEGDFESKSLASYFNNRGVLLIKKNNFNEAVAFYKNALYFFKKHRGLISFNLGMAYYRNHNIEAAAEFFEDAIKTLDDQQISQKVLLKAFKEEGAVNFIAKYKLKKVG from the coding sequence ATGAAAATAGACAAATCAAATGAACTCCAAAAGAAGTTAAAAATTATTGTTGTTGAAAGCTCTATTGAACTAAGATCTTTTTATGCAGGGGCTATTAAAAAGAGTGAATTCTTTGAAGTTCAAACTGCAGCAAATCATACAGATGCATTGCAAATTCTTAGTGGTGATTATGATGCTTATCACTTTATTTTATTTAATTGGCAATCTTCATCAATTCCTATCAGTATTTTTATTCAAAATATTCGCAGAAATTTCAACTATGATCACATTGAATTAATTGCTTTTGCCCAAAATTTAAATGAAGAAGATGCGTTTCTTTTTTCTGAACTAGAAATTCACTATACTATTCCCAAAATTATGAATGGCGCTCAGTTACTTAAAAAGCTAGAAGAAATAAGAAATGACTATCATTTCTTTCACCCTGTGTTAAGAAAAATTAATGAATTAAAGCATTGTATCCATATTGAAGATTTAGAAAAATGCGAAGAAATTATTAAAGATCCAAAAATTCAACAAAAAATTCTTCACAATCATAAATTTTTATACTTGCATGGTGAAATCCTTATATTACAAAAAAAATATACGGAAGCGATAAAATTTTTTGAAGATATTTTAAAAGATAGAAGTAGAATAAATCAAATAGAGACTCTGCGTACAATGAGTGCCTTAGGAAAGGCTTACTGCCTTGCTGGAAAAAACAATGAAGCCTTAATGATTTATGAAAAATTAGAAGCAAAAAGCCCGAGAAACTTAAATCATAAAATCATGGTTGGCGAAGCTTTGCTTGGGTTAGAAGAAACATATAAAGCTGAAGCTAAATTTCATGAAATACTAGATAAAGTACCAAAAGATAAACAAGCATTAACAGGCATGGTAAAATCAAATTCTATTGCTGGTAAATATGATTTAGCAAGATCTTTTTTTGACCAAATTGAAGGAGATTTTGAAAGTAAATCTTTAGCTAGTTATTTTAATAATCGAGGCGTACTTTTAATCAAAAAAAACAACTTTAATGAAGCCGTTGCTTTTTATAAAAATGCTTTATATTTTTTCAAAAAACATAGGGGCCTAATAAGTTTTAATTTAGGTATGGCTTATTATCGCAATCACAATATTGAAGCTGCAGCAGAGTTTTTTGAAGATGCTATTAAAACATTAGATGATCAACAAATTTCTCAAAAAGTATTATTAAAAGCTTTTAAAGAAGAAGGAGCTGTGAACTTTATAGCAAAATATAAACTAAAAAAAGTAGGTTAG
- a CDS encoding DUF2079 domain-containing protein codes for MTGSKFNFPKYILIIFCCFFTIKSIIVPWTFFISASFRMDFYDLGLISDFLANTAKGKTFFVDTYDISHLSLHWTPTLFLLVPFFKFFESQFLTVILGNIIGCFSIIYFLTFIYRKILSKFTNKLFLISSTIFLSLLFFSNKFINANFVAGHFEIIYFSFSLLTLTMLLENRSFLTISIPLILALGVREDMGLFLSFQLLSLLFIPKNIIPLEKKTKFNILYMIILCTIVVILNLTVFMPLMRADKAYWINRFWSHWGNSGSEIIFNVLTHPIEVIKALINSGMTGFNEAFFYLGIFNPLQWICVHIPGTILFLSNATDKNNLFWYNSAMMLPGFYIASIVGMLVMYNFIRNKIPKYEYIFSGLLILISIILLVRINRASNSEDYKLKYNNKLENFDKVLIYINKYCKKEPQIFATDHKTFSFLPNSKTKYLLDKFEKAEVVIIGTPENFEFVSDRCDNNIENENCLINYNNSFEKITQNSDFKLLYQDKYYQAFYDSIKIDCK; via the coding sequence ATGACAGGTTCAAAATTTAATTTTCCAAAATATATTCTTATCATTTTTTGCTGTTTTTTTACTATTAAATCGATAATTGTTCCTTGGACTTTTTTTATTAGTGCAAGTTTTAGAATGGATTTTTATGATCTTGGACTGATTTCCGACTTTCTTGCAAATACTGCAAAAGGAAAAACATTTTTTGTAGATACGTATGATATTAGTCATCTTTCTTTACATTGGACACCAACATTATTTCTACTAGTTCCTTTTTTTAAGTTTTTTGAATCACAATTTTTAACAGTTATTTTAGGAAATATAATAGGATGTTTTTCAATTATTTACTTTTTAACATTCATTTATAGAAAAATATTAAGTAAATTTACTAATAAACTATTTCTAATAAGTTCAACTATTTTTCTATCTCTTTTGTTTTTTTCTAATAAATTTATCAATGCTAATTTTGTTGCTGGACATTTTGAAATTATATATTTTTCGTTTTCTTTGTTAACTTTAACCATGTTACTTGAAAATAGATCTTTTTTAACAATTTCTATCCCTCTTATTCTTGCACTTGGTGTAAGAGAAGATATGGGTTTATTTCTTTCTTTTCAATTACTATCTCTTCTTTTTATTCCAAAAAATATTATACCTTTAGAAAAGAAAACTAAGTTTAATATACTTTATATGATTATACTTTGTACAATTGTAGTAATTTTAAACTTAACTGTTTTTATGCCACTCATGAGAGCCGATAAAGCTTATTGGATTAATAGATTTTGGTCGCATTGGGGAAATTCCGGTTCTGAAATTATTTTTAATGTCTTAACTCATCCAATTGAAGTGATTAAAGCTTTAATAAATTCAGGGATGACTGGATTTAACGAAGCATTTTTTTATTTGGGAATATTTAATCCCCTGCAATGGATTTGCGTGCATATTCCTGGAACGATTTTATTTCTATCTAATGCAACAGATAAAAATAATCTTTTTTGGTATAATTCAGCTATGATGCTTCCAGGTTTTTATATCGCATCTATTGTTGGAATGCTTGTTATGTATAATTTTATTAGAAATAAAATACCTAAATATGAGTATATTTTTTCAGGTTTATTAATATTAATTTCTATAATATTACTTGTTAGAATAAATAGAGCGTCGAACTCGGAAGATTACAAATTAAAATATAATAATAAACTAGAAAATTTTGATAAAGTTCTTATTTACATAAACAAATATTGTAAAAAAGAACCGCAAATATTTGCCACAGATCATAAAACTTTTTCTTTTCTCCCAAATTCTAAAACTAAGTATCTTTTGGATAAATTTGAAAAAGCAGAAGTAGTAATCATTGGAACCCCTGAAAATTTTGAATTTGTAAGTGATAGATGTGATAACAATATCGAAAATGAAAATTGTCTTATTAATTATAATAATTCTTTTGAGAAGATAACACAAAATAGTGATTTTAAATTATTATATCAAGATAAATACTATCAAGCTTTTTATGATAGTATTAAGATAGATTGTAAGTAA